The following proteins are encoded in a genomic region of Leucoraja erinacea ecotype New England chromosome 21, Leri_hhj_1, whole genome shotgun sequence:
- the LOC129707228 gene encoding cytochrome c oxidase subunit 4 isoform 1, mitochondrial isoform X2, protein MLCFSVFRGANLLRARNLLSAAAVRTVHGHEIVKQENMSLPMYSDRKDTPLPDIPYVKEMNAEQTALKEKEKSAWTNLTNEEKVALYRVAFHQSYTEMSRKNNEWKTVVGGVFIFIGFTGLIVWWQTANVYPSQPHTFNEEWQRKQIKRMLDMRMNPIEGIASKWDYEKNEWIK, encoded by the exons ATGTTGTGTTTTTCTGTGTTTCGAGGAGCTAACCTCCTGAGAGCTCGAAATCTTTTATCTGCTGCCGCTGTTCGAACGGTTCATGGACATG AGATTGTTAAGCAGGAGAACATGTCACTACCGATGTACAGTGATCGGAAGGATACACCACTCCCGGATATTCCCTATGTTAAGGAGATGAATGCCGAGCAGACGGCACTGAAAGAAAAGGAGAAGAGTGCGTGGACAAATTTGACCAACGAGGAGAAGGTCGCAT TGTACCGTGTAGCTTTCCACCAGAGCTACACAGAGATGTCCAGAAAAAACAACGAGTGGAAGACTGTGGTGGGCGGTGTGTTCATTTTCATCGGATTCACTGGCCTGATTGTGTGGTGGCAGACAGCCAACG TTTATCCCTCCCAACCACACACCTTCAATGAGGAGTGGCAACGAAAACAAATCAAAAGAATGCTGGATATGCGCATGAACCCTATTGAGGGAATTGCCTCCAAATGGGATTATGAGAAGAATGAGTGGATTAAGTAA
- the LOC129707228 gene encoding cytochrome c oxidase subunit 4 isoform 1, mitochondrial isoform X1, translated as MEGTVGGRLGMLCFSVFRGANLLRARNLLSAAAVRTVHGHEIVKQENMSLPMYSDRKDTPLPDIPYVKEMNAEQTALKEKEKSAWTNLTNEEKVALYRVAFHQSYTEMSRKNNEWKTVVGGVFIFIGFTGLIVWWQTANVYPSQPHTFNEEWQRKQIKRMLDMRMNPIEGIASKWDYEKNEWIK; from the exons ATGGAGGGAACAGTGGGAGGGAGACTGGGG ATGTTGTGTTTTTCTGTGTTTCGAGGAGCTAACCTCCTGAGAGCTCGAAATCTTTTATCTGCTGCCGCTGTTCGAACGGTTCATGGACATG AGATTGTTAAGCAGGAGAACATGTCACTACCGATGTACAGTGATCGGAAGGATACACCACTCCCGGATATTCCCTATGTTAAGGAGATGAATGCCGAGCAGACGGCACTGAAAGAAAAGGAGAAGAGTGCGTGGACAAATTTGACCAACGAGGAGAAGGTCGCAT TGTACCGTGTAGCTTTCCACCAGAGCTACACAGAGATGTCCAGAAAAAACAACGAGTGGAAGACTGTGGTGGGCGGTGTGTTCATTTTCATCGGATTCACTGGCCTGATTGTGTGGTGGCAGACAGCCAACG TTTATCCCTCCCAACCACACACCTTCAATGAGGAGTGGCAACGAAAACAAATCAAAAGAATGCTGGATATGCGCATGAACCCTATTGAGGGAATTGCCTCCAAATGGGATTATGAGAAGAATGAGTGGATTAAGTAA